From Gossypium raimondii isolate GPD5lz chromosome 11, ASM2569854v1, whole genome shotgun sequence:
TTTCGGTTGGATCCAAATCTCTTACCTTAAAACCCCATTTAACTAGTCTCTTCTCTTCCACCAGCCGCCTCAACGAGAGAGGTCTCTTCATAACCACCCAATGGGTCGTGTCATCCGAGCTCAACGTAAGGGTGCGGGTTCCGTTTTCAAGTCCCACACCCACCATCGCAAGGGTGCCGCTCGTTTCCGCAGTCTCGACTTTGGTGAACGGAATGGCTACCTTAAAGGTGTCGTCACGGAAGTTATCCACGACCCGGGCCGTGGTGCTCCCTTAGTCCGCGTCGTCTTCCGTCATCCATTCCGTTACAAGAAACAGAAGGAACTGTTCGTTGCTGCCGAAGGCATGTACACTGGACAGTTCGTGTACTGCGGTAAGAAGGCTACTCTTATGGTCGGGAACGTGTTGCCTCTTAGATCTATCCCTGAAGGAGCGGTCGTTTGCAACGTCGAACATCACGTTGGTGATCGTGGTGTTTTCGCTAGGGCTTCTGGTGATTACGCTATTGTAATCAGTCACAATCCTGATAACGACACCACCAGGTCTCAGATACTTACTGTCTTTATTTGGATGTAGTGTTGatacatttttatattgtttcggTTATTGCTTAGCCTTATGTGCGAATCTAGAAAGAACATTGATACAATTGGTGGATACAGAGGGTGCTTAATTGTTTACTGGATTCCGATTTCAATCCAGTATTTGTGTTAGAATTCTATGTCCTGTGTTCAAATGAGGTTTCACCGCCCTTTATCGTGTGAAAATTTAATTGTCTAATGTGTTGACAATCACTGGCTCTTGCATGTGAAATTCAATACTCTTTTTGATGTGTCCATGGTTCACTgctaattttttcttaaatcgTTGAAATTAGGTTGTTATGATTGATTATAGACGGACATGGAACTAGTTGTTTTGGCAATGACCCTGTAGTGTGTAATCTTTACAGGATCAAGCTTCCATCTGGTGCCAAGAAGATTGTTCCGAGTGGGTGCCGTGCAATGATTGGCCAGGTTGCAGGAGGTGGAAGGACCGAGAAACCTCTTCTTAAGGCGGGCAGCGCATACCATAAGTACAGGGTGAAGAGGAACTGCTGGCCTAAGGTGCGTGGTGTGGCTATGAATCCGGTTGAGCATCCCCATGGTGGTGGTAACCATCAACACATTGGTCATGCTAGTACTGTTAGGCGTGATGCTCCTCCTGGGCAGAAGGTTGGTCTTATTGCTGCAAGGAGGACTGGTAGGCTCAGAGGACAAGCCGCTGCCACCGCAGCCAAGGCTGATAAGGCTTAAGCGTAGGCTATTACTTATTGTTTTAGTTCTTTTGGCATTTATATTTAGGTTcattttgtttgaatttaataatGCTTGTGTTTTCAATTTGGATAAGTTATTTCATCACTTTATGCTAATGTTTCCGATCCTTGGTTCTCTTATGTAACCTTCCATAATGGTGTTTACCAAAGCACTTGGGTGTTGGGGAAACTGTAAGGCCGAGATGGTGGCCTATGGAGCCCGCATCGTACATAATTTTGTAGTAGGATTTGATTGGATAAATCACTAACTAAAACTATGGTTGTTTAAAATGGATTGGATTAATTATTTAGATCGAGATTTGATCTATATATCAATATAAAGGATAGGTTGAGGTAAGCTCATTTTGAACTGTGGTTAAACTTACAATAAAATTGAGtctattaatcttttatgtttttagggtaaattgagaaaaaaaaaaccaaccttAAATTcgctaaatttaaaaattaaagtcaaGTTTAATCACCATCTAAAAAAAGAggtaaagactaaattaaaaaatataaatattaatgattaaatttgttattatacttaattaaattaaattaaattgattttcatAAGCAACGAGAGGACACTTTAGAAGATAATACCCAGTTTTTCTCTACGACTAGGGTACATGAATGAGGACTTGCGAATACACCGTAGCTTTACACAGTCTATATATAGCAAGTTAGTAACTTCCTTTCCGCTCTTTGTTTTTCAGTCTCTTAAAAACTGCAAAGATGTCATCATCAACAGCGGCCAATCAAGTGAGGGCATCTCACATACTCATCAAGCACCAAGGCTCTCGTCGTAAGGCTTCTTGGAAGGATCCAGAAGGTCGCGTCATCTCCACCACCACCCGAGACGCCGCTGTCTCACAGCTTAAACTTCTCCGCGGCGACATCGTTTCCAACAAGGCTAAGTTCGACGAGGTTGCCTCTCGCTACTCCGATTGCAGCTCCGCTAAACGTGGCGGTGATCTCGGTGAGTTTGTTTGACTTGATTGCGGTGCAGAAGTTGAAACTTTCTTTGCTGATTTAGTTTTTAGATATGAAAATAGAGTTCTCCGATCTGGAACTAtgtagtttttttctttaattgaatTCTATATTCTGTTTGGTTGCTTAGAAACTTGTAAGAAGCTGAATCATGGCAGGGGAAACAAGATGCTTTGAGTCAATACAAGTATTGAAAAGTTAGTCTCAATTGAGTCATATAGTTATGGGTTTGTTTAATGAGACACTTTGGTTACTACTAGCGTTTCGAATACTTTGTAAAAACATAGTTTTGAGGTGAAGTGGATTACTGAAATTAGGGTTTCAAGTCTTTAAGATATTAGACTTTTGGGATCCCTTGCAATCAGAGCTGTAATTGTCAAGTAGGTTGACTCAACAGATTGTTGCTCAGTTATTCATCGGCTTAAGAGATATCCAATATGTTAATAACTGTAGTTTCTTGGTTAGTTTGCTTCTGTGTTAATGTTTTGCATTAAAGTATTAAAGACTTAATTGGTTTCAATGGCTGTGCTTTGCTTTGCAAGTCAAGATTTTTAACCTGGCGAACCAAATTACCTGAACCATTGTTTTGAGCGATTGAGATAttgccttttattttacttaaaacacCAGAAGCTTAGAAATTgtttgaaccaaaaaaaaaaaaaacccttagaAATTGACAACAGCCCTTTACAGCTGGCTTTCTTTGTCTTTTATCTGCTATCATATCCGTCCTCATGGTGGTAATATTTCAGCAATTGTCTTACTAAGTTTAAGCCTttttctggtttttttttttttactgtatCATGAGCTTCTTACAAAGAAACTAAGATAAAAATGGACTTTCATGCATATATGAAAATggatcatttaaattttattaagaacgCTTCTTCATTCTTATTATTGATGGAGTTTTAACTACATGATTTGAACCCTAGGTTCCAAGGAATACTAGTTCTTCCACAATGGAAGTTAGCCTAATCTTAAATTCTAGCACATTTTGCAATTATGGTCATGCTGTATATGTTATTCGTTATTCACATCGGTTACTGCCAAtccattaaaatattgaaattctaGTGCAATTTTCGTTAACTATATCCCGCAAGGAGTGTGCCTCAACTCAATTCTTATTGTTAATTATCTGTGACCTTTAATTGGTTTATACCAGCATTACGGGACATAATGCAAACCAAAAACCTTATACAAACTTCTTGGTGCAGGTCCTTTTGGTCGAGGCCAGATGCAAAAGCCATTTGAGGATGCAACATATAATCTTAACATAGGCGAGATAAGTGACATTGTGGATACTGATAGCGGTGTTCACATCATAATGAGAACTGGCTAATCATTAGTGATGGAGCCTGGATATCGTGAGCAATTAGTTCAGTCTTCGCGGACTATTCTATCCAAGAACATTCTGAAATCACTTCTGATAATGCCTATGGCTAATTTCATTGAACTCTTTTTGCTTGAGAGTGACCTAAATGCATGGGATAATTTGGTTGCTAAAGCATTTAATTTTTGAACCTTTTTGGTTTTGGTGTGAcagtttataataaaaaaaaaatatttggtgAACTAAATTACTCTGCCTTCTTCTCTTCTCATCTCTTCATCTCCCTCTCTAACCTAACGGCCGTGTATGTCAATAATTCCATACACCAGGTCGTTTCATGTGGAATTGCTCTGTTctaatgatgatttaattttttgcaGTTTTCTTGTGTTAGTGTGTGGAACTAAGGACTGAGGAGATTTCATGTGCTTGATAAAGGCCTTGTTTCCATTTTCTAGGCACTAATGCATTTTGTGATTTAAAGGTTCATGTCTTCATTgcattagaaaatgaaggaaaatacTATagtcaaaaatgaaatttaatccttgtattATAGAACCAactaacttcatatttttaagtttgatgatAATATTAgtagaaactttttcttttaagaacatatgttttgttagattttaactCATCTATTCCGATTTTAGAAATCCACGTCGGTTTTCAGATAGCTTTTATGAACGATGTTTTCATTTTACTTGTttgcataaatattaaatttcaaattattcaatGACAGGTTAATTAGGTACAATTtgattaagaaattattaatatactttttattaaatgtctggtattattttaatgattttttgtcttttcatatttttatataattttaaaataaaaattaaaattaacatatttaggaattaaatttgtgattaataaatttagagatgatttttattactacaccattaaaaaaatttagtagcctttttaaaaaaataactttcttGATTCTAAATACatggtttttataaatatatacatatgataggattttaatattatataggTTAAAAGGACCCTTTTGGATGAGTGTTTAATTCTAGTGCgttatatttagtttttttttgtctcacacTATAGTATCTAAGCTTATTATcatgactatttttatattaatcgcAAGTAAACACATTACCCATCTTTAAGTGCCTAAATTGTCAGATTGTAAAAATACGTTTTTAACTATTTCAAATTTGGAACCTATCAAAAATGGGTTTTacatttctgtttttttttttttttttttgggggggggggtaaAAGCTTGTCCAACCAAAGGACCCAAAGAAAGCCATCCATCTTTTCATGTCTAAACCCTTTCTTAGTCAGTTTACTAAAAACTAGCATAATTAGATATAgtaatagtataaatttaatctaaagcAAATATTTACAAACAAAAGCACTATTACTTTCTTCCtatctcttttttatttttattttgtcacGATTCCATTTATGAAATGTTGTAGTTCATTGTTTGGAATCATGGAATATCTTAAGCTGTGGATTGCCTATTAATCTGCTTCATACACATTCCTTGAACCTACAGTCTTGATATTCCTCAATGTCAACTGTTTGGATAATTTAGTGGGTTGCATACAGCCATAtagctatatatatacatgtcgATCATTGTATTTAGTAATTAGGAAATTTTGTATCCCATTTACTACACCCTAGAATTTTATGTCGGTGGAACCCTGAGAGAGATCAAATCAAACTAAAAGCTAAAAGACCCATTTCTTTCGCATCGACATAAATTCAATGCGGTGACTGGTTAAAGCTGAAATGAGCATTTGTCAACATGGCATCTCTAGGTTCCcctaaaatgatgatttttctTGACTTGTTGCTAAGTGAGAGCTTCAGTACTACTTAATCATGAGACAGTAGGTGGATGAAGACGAAATTCAACAAGGAAGAGAATCTTAATTGAAAAAACGAAAGGTCAAATCTTAAAAATGGGGCATGTTTTGGTTTGTTGTGTGCTATGATTGAGCATCATTTGCATTGTTTTCCAGAAAGATTCTTTGTTTTCGTCAACCCTTTTCACTAATTACCATCCAAATTCTCTCACTCACTCAAACCTAAATCATTCAGCAAAAGCATCTCTGATTTTTGTTTCTTGGACTTGGGTATCAAACGTTGGGGATTATTACATTTTCaccatcaatatttttaatattcacCCACAACATAATCATTTAAAGTTCCCTGTTGATACCTCAAAGATTCGAGAactattatatatcttttttcaaattttaagatCCGACTCCTAacaattatacattaatttaatttgtttattacctccaagaaaaaggaaaaaaaatcatatagcATGAAATTATTGGTAAAAGATCTTTTTAGTCACTCGCAATTtcgaaattgaataaattggtcCCTTTAAAAGGATCAAAGTCATTTAGTCCTGTCAGTTTTGAAAGTAAGTAACTAAGGACAAGTAGTCAAAACGTTAATATCTACTGTCcattgtaaataattttaattggtataataataaatttggccATTGATGTTTACATAATCTGTCAAtttggtcttgattctaaaaaaccaacaaatttagcctcaacatttacacatttacaTAAATGTTgtgagttaaatttgttaaatcatgaCAAACTTGAAAGAATATGTAAAATTTggggactaaatttattattataccaatcaaatttatatacaattgatgaaaACAATTAATTATCCTTGGTTGCTCACTTTTAAATTTGACAGGGATTAAATCACtccgatttttttaaaataaccaatttactcaatttcaaatttgaaaaagacTAGAGAATTGTTCTTACCGAAATTATCCGATCTATTTAGTTTTGTTGCATGCATCACTTCAAAGGCCTTAAAGAGCTGAAATGTGTTTTCAATGAACTTTGTCAGCGGGAATTTCTAATCAAAGACAATTCTTTAAATTAGTTAGCTTTGTAAAATCTCAAGTAAGAAAAGGACAATACTTATAAATAAGGTAAGTtgtt
This genomic window contains:
- the LOC105802168 gene encoding 60S ribosomal protein L8, with translation MGRVIRAQRKGAGSVFKSHTHHRKGAARFRSLDFGERNGYLKGVVTEVIHDPGRGAPLVRVVFRHPFRYKKQKELFVAAEGMYTGQFVYCGKKATLMVGNVLPLRSIPEGAVVCNVEHHVGDRGVFARASGDYAIVISHNPDNDTTRIKLPSGAKKIVPSGCRAMIGQVAGGGRTEKPLLKAGSAYHKYRVKRNCWPKVRGVAMNPVEHPHGGGNHQHIGHASTVRRDAPPGQKVGLIAARRTGRLRGQAAATAAKADKA
- the LOC105802169 gene encoding peptidyl-prolyl cis-trans isomerase Pin1, translating into MSSSTAANQVRASHILIKHQGSRRKASWKDPEGRVISTTTRDAAVSQLKLLRGDIVSNKAKFDEVASRYSDCSSAKRGGDLGPFGRGQMQKPFEDATYNLNIGEISDIVDTDSGVHIIMRTG